Within Octopus bimaculoides isolate UCB-OBI-ISO-001 chromosome 20, ASM119413v2, whole genome shotgun sequence, the genomic segment TGGTTAATGCTTAGTATTCAGCACTAGTAAAAGTTGACTAAATGGAATTAAGTTTATTTTGCtcatagtgtctgtgtgtgtgtgtgtgtgtgtatatatatacatatatataaatatatataagcacttacatcatttatatatacgcatgtataattaacataatagggtaaaaaatttgatattaattaatatcaatttaataccaggaaaccagcacattaaaagaatcagaagattcagaaaaaattttctgagatctcaaaaggattatagtacgtgtgtgtgtgtgtgtatatatatatatatatatatatatatatatagtgtataaatatatatatgatggacttttcCCTTCAAAGGAACGCACATGAGTGTTCAACTTTTGCTAAAtgacctgtacaaatgatttgggTATAGTGACCAAATGTATGTGCTGGACATTAGCtgactccctccatcaaattgacgttgtctgaacaggtgcacataGGTGTACCACAGGTCAGGTGTTCAGGTGTCAAAATTattacagagcaatgtgagatgaagtgttttgctcaagaacacaaaagcACTACcaggtctaggaactgaaaccatgtttttgcgatcatgagtgcaacactctaaccacttggccatgcatCCACATACATGCCTATACTAATAGATATGTTGCCATAAGTTGTTATACAATAACAAGTGCTAACAAAACCTAAAGCAGAAGACAACTATTACACAGCTACTAgaaatactttatttaaaaaaaaaatcattaaatgaaaatatgctACTTTGATTGTCAAACAGGTAACTTTCAAGTAATCAATTGGAAGGTCTTGAGACATATGTCAACTTTCAAGTTAGGAAATCAGCCTATGATTGTAGCCCACAATTCCTGGATGATGGTGAACCCATGTTGGTAGATTCTATTTTTATGATATCTTTACATGAAGAAATCAGGAACAGTTGATTCAGGAGATTTTGGAGGTAATTCACAATATGTTCCCCATAATACCACCTGGTAATCAGTTAACCTTTTTTGATACCATctctggttctatgatgcaaacttcctGATTTAAAGTCTATCACCAAAATTGCATGTtagtttatattccaaacaccaggttAGCCATTTTTTATGCCAACCTATCAAAGATCATCTCTAGTTCTATGTTTTTGAGCAATTACTTTAAGTTAAACACTTCCAACAAAACGTCAtattaatttgttccaaacattagcttaataataaggttattttactaaatgcttcattatcaaaattaattgaaataaacacagtGCATTTCagcaggaatatggtaacaaaaatggTTAAAGTGATTTAGATTAATAGCTTCCAACAAAACTTcatgttatgttccaaataccaacttaattattttcataacaaattcaaccaaaatctccctcaattcaaACGATACACACTACTTGttttaaagcaatctaaattaaaaacttcctcCATGAAAACTTCATCTTAattaatgttccaaacaccagcttaataacaacgaaattatttcaataaattcttcacacttttcaaaattaactgaaacaaagtccgtgtacttcaacagaaatgaggtaacgaaagggttaactcaTTCATTTAGTCTTTGTATGAACCAAAGGatgaaaattatgtaaatttaaatctttcaaaaaaaaaaaaaatgcagtggtGTTTGCCTGATCATTTCTTCATAGAATTAAACTGAGATTGAATCTGTCTTTATTTCATGCTTGTATGAAATTGAAGCtaaatttgcataaatttaaACCTTTCGAAATGAGCAGTGATGTTTGACTGATGCTCAATTATGGTATATAATATTGTCTGACATGGGGGGCGCATTGTTAATTGAACATGTACTCATCAACATTGTTTGGACCAAGACAGTTTATCAATCCTTCTATAGGATGGTGGATCATTTTTGAAACCCTCATTATCATTGAAATGGAATCAAGTACTAAAGTAGATAGATTTTCTTAACCCTTAACCCATCTaaatcattttcataaatttgtcctAAACATCCATGCTCGTTTTCAAAAGACCTTGTTTTCATACACTGAGTAATATAAAGATTTCCTTTCATAAGgtccaagttactctggtggttgaaattAAAATGGAAATCTCTATGAACAACAAGAAAATATGTCTTGTGTACCACATATGATATACAGGACAGGGTAAAGTAAACCACACGTTTCTGCATTATTCTAATGTATCCGACTCATGCTtctgaaattaaaatatgttattgTTCTAAAGCAAAATTAATTGGTTATTGATTCCAATAATCAGTTCAATAGTTATTGTATAACAACTTATGACAAAcatcatattttaaaacaaaataacatttctgAAGAACCAGATATCTAGGTATTTATCAGTTTTTgtttcagagtgtgtgtgtgtgtgtgtgtgtgtgatctaatgaaaatttttaaaaaactcaaAATTTTCAGTGCAGTTATAACTGTTCAAAAAACTAAACAGTACCACCTTAGGGTACTTAAAACTAGGTAGGGAAGACCAATGACCCCTAAATGTATTTTGACTTTTGCCACAGACATATGGCCACTCACATGTGTGGAACAGAGAATTCTGAAAGACAAGGTCGAAAGTCTGGAAATTCTAACATTACACTGGAGTTACTCATTATGGAAATTTAGATATGTAAATGAAAAGGGAAATTACTTCTTGAGGAAAACATCACTTTGGTTAGAAGATCTGCTATGGAGACGTTTGCCAATGCTAAGCTTAGATATTTCTTCTGGCACCTCTGAATTTCTTTGGTGTTTATCAAGTTCAGATTCTGAGCATTTGGAGTCACTGCTTCTCACTGGTAAGATCCATTTTGATTGTGGTGATGAAGTTGAGTGATTGAACTGAATTTTACAGTtagatgataacaatgatgatgctgatgatgatgatgatgctaatgattgTGGACTTGTGTTTTCTATTGTAGTCTTTGCACTACAACCTGTAGTTTCAGTCTCAGCTGGACTATGCCATGAGGAAGCATTGGATGTCTTTCTTACTGATCTTAAGTGACTGAGGATCAGATctaattcattattatcatcttcctGATCACAATGCCTGTAAAAAAGTCCatgtctgttgttgtttctgctgtcaTTATTACTTTCATTGTCACTGTTTTTATTCCGGGAAGCAGGGTAACTCTCTGAGCTGGAAAATACTTCAGAGCTACGGTAGAGAGAGAAATTTGAAGAATTCTTTGGAGCATGCTTGCCACTGTCATTGAGTGGCGGTTGGTAGATTTCCTCTGTAGAAAGCGACCCTTCCGAAGAAATTTCCTCCAAAGTCGGAATGGACCTTAATTGATGATCATTTGATGAGATTTTATTATGGTTGCCTAAAATCTTATTAATCCTCTGAATCCTGCTACCTGATGGCAATACATCTCCAATCACAGACTGTCCCCTAATTATTTCTTCATCATCCAAACTATCCCCATTATTGTAATCACTGGAACAAGATCTCTGGGAATTCCTTGCAGAACTGTTCCACTTCTTTGACGATAAGGACTTATTAGCTTTCCCAATTCTGCTACGGTCTGATGATGACTGACCACTGGTGTTATGTAACTGCTGATTGACCTTCTGATTTGAAACGTCTTGATGAGTGACTGGTGTAACCATTTTCGATTTTCTCAAGCAAGATACTTCTGAATGAGAATCTTTGTTGTTATTACAGGCAGTCAGGCCCCAGTTAAGtagttttcctcttccttttccttgcCCCCGTCCTCTTCCTGCCAAAGTAACAGGCGTTGCCATATCGATATTTTCTCTACTACCAAGATGACTCTTTCTATGAGGCTTCTTAGTACTTCTCAAAATGCCTGGAGACTCTTTTGGGATGTCTTCAAGCTGTGGAAGTTGAGGAGCACTTTCAGCCAAGGGTGGACTTGAACTGCCATCAGTATTCTCTTTGTCGCCCTCTCCATCTCCTCTTTGTAATATCGATTCCAGAGACTTGTGCTTCTGGCGCTGGCTTTTAACTTTCTCCAAATATTGCATGTAACCCCTTCTGGTGCAAATGGAAGGTgatgagtcactatcagaacacGTAGAGACTCGTCTCATCCTGGATGATGATCGATGGGAGTTACACACACCTTTCGGTAATCTTTCGGGCTTCTTTCTTTCAATGACTTCCTCAGGAGATAAAGAATCGGGCAGAAATGAGCCATAATATTTGGTAGATTCTTTACTGCGACAATTCTTCAAAGGTATTGGAGAGAGACTATCACGTACTTTGCTGCTGTTCATATCTTCAGAAGAAGACACACAATTCTGTTCTGGCTCTTCTTCAGATAAATTCGAGATGTGACCTGCAGAAGTAAACAATTGAGGGAAATTAGACAGTCTAAATGGAAGATTCAAGGGAAAATAACTGCTAACATCacaaacaatagcagcagcaacaattcatcatcatcatcgtttaacgtccgctttccatgctaggatgggttggacgatttgactgaggactggcaagccagaaggctgcaccaggctccaatctgatctggcagagtttctacagctggatgcccttcctaacgccaaccactccgagagtgtagtgggtgcttttacatgtttcTAATAAAAGTTGAAGGACCAAAATTTGGGACCGAGTTggggacagtcaattacatcaagctCAGTACTtaaatgttactttattttatcaaccctgaaaggataaaagcaaagttggtgaaatttaaacccagaatgtaaagacaggcgaaataccacgaagcattttgccagtgtgctaacaattctgtcagcttgtcacctttaataataatatattatagctACTGTTAAGGTGACAAGCTCCAAAATTGTTACCATGTTGTACATGTtaagttctgagttaaaattccaggggtcaactttgtatttcatcctttaggggtcaataaaataaataccaatcaagtacaggGATCAATGTATTCAACTGTCTGCACCCCTCATGAGCTGCCAACAGTTgaaactgttattgttgttgttgttatttctcctCCCCCAATGCCCCCTCCTCTGTAGCAAGACACttgtctctgcctctctgtcactctccaacctttcattatctgacacaagatcctctcctctcaaaattccttgtcttgaaagttatttggtgaccctgtcggcgctggtgccacataaaaagcatccagtccacactgaaaagttgttggtatttggaagggcatccagttgtaaaaaccatgccaaaactgaccttgcctgtgctggtaccatgtaaaaagcactcaaccCACTCTCctgggtggttggcattaggaagggtatccagccataaaaaccttgccaaaacaggcACAGCAGCCTGGTGTCGTCTTCTACCTGGTccgcttctgtcaaaccatccaactcgtgccagtatggaaggcggatcttaaatgatgatgatgaaagaggaaCAACCCCAAAAAAACCTGAAGGAgggaagttgattatattggcTCCGGTACTTGACCACTTCATTATTTTCTCAACCTTGAAGGGACAAAATGTAAAGATAACTTTGATGAGATTTTAGCTCAAAACTGCAGAGAGCCACAGagtaccacaaagcattttgtttgacgctCTATCAATTCAACCAAACCACTGCTcgtatttttgttctgtttttgaaAACTCTCAAAAGTGGACACCCCAGCAATTTTTCACTCAGTTCATCAaagtcatttaatttttcttctaggAGTTGGGTGGGGTAGGGTAGGCTGCTTAGATATATTGGatgtggagagaaaaaaaaagaagaaaaacaggcaCTCTGCCAGTCACTACGAGTGTTCCAGTGATctggtcaatggaacagcctgctcgtgagattgacatgcaagtggctgagcactccacagacacgttaacccttaacgtacttctcaaacagattcagcatggcacatcaaatatgacaaggctggccctttgaattataggtacgactcatttttgctagctgagtagaTGGAAACAttgaataaagtgccttgctcaaggacacaatgcacagccagaatttgaactcactatcttgaaattgtgagccgaatgctctaaccagtgtgccacatgccttcacaaaaAAACtgacactctgtcagttatgacaacaatggttccagttgatctgatcaacagaacagcctgctcgtgaaattaacatgcatgtgacTGAGTACCCCCCAGACACGCATACCCatgacatagttctcagagagattcaacattttcttttcttttcaactctaggaacaaggcccccTCCCCCCgtactccaaaaggatgaaaggcaaagtcgaccttggtggaatttgaactcagaacgtaaagacagatgaaataccacgaaATATTTCAtcaagcgtgctaacgtttctgccagcttgtcaccttagaGAGATTCAACATTGCACACctaatgtgacaaggttggccctttgactTACAGGCccaactcagttttgccagctgagtggactggagcaagaagaaataaagtgtcttgctcaaggacacaaggcaccactggaaatcgaactcacacccTTAAAATTGTGGGCCGAACACCTGaaccactattattactactactactacttaccaGATCCAAAGATCGCATATTTCTCCTGTACAAGACGATCATTCAAGGAAACAAGAAACTCCTTGCCAGGTATCTTCAGGTACATGTGACCAAAAAGACGAGATGCTTTTTCAGTCTTCACAATAGCTTGGATCATGCTGGCCTCTGAAGAATAAAATGGGATAGGATGAAAACGACTTACATCataggaataacaacaacaacaaccctttctgttataagcacaaggcttgacattCTGGGGGAGGggtaccttttacttgtttcagtcatttgactgcagccatgctggagcaccgcctttagccgagcaaatcgaccctaggacttagtctctgtaagcctagtacttattctatcggtctcttttgccgaaccgctaagttacaggaacataaatacaccagcatcagttgttaagcgatgttggggggacaaacacagacacacaaacttatacacacatatatatatatatatNNNNNNNNNNNNNNNNNNNNNNNNNNNNNNNNNNNNNNNNNNNNNNNNNNNNNNNNNNNNNNNNNNNNNNNNNNNNNNNNNNNNNNNNNNNNNNNNNNNNNNNNNNNNNNNNNNNNNNNNNNNNNNNNNNNNNNNNNNNNNNNNNNNtatatatatacatatatatatatatatatatatgcgacaggcttctttcagtttccgtctaccaaatccactcacaaggctttggtcagcccgaggctataatagaagacacttgcccaaggtgccaagcagtgggactgaacccagaaccatgaggttggtaagcaagctacttaccagacagccactcctgcgcctataaattttccatcaaaatttatggTTAATTTATTCCAAcactgttttaaaattatttcaatcaaGGCTGTCAAAATTTCgagctaatttatgttccaaacaccagcttaataacaatgatgttatctcaataaattctttatatttcccaaattaaatgaaatacaatgtattttaacagaaatatggtaacaaaagagttaggATGGGAATTTAGCACTGCAAAAGACCAGTGTGCTAACTGGTGGATTTATCTGAAGAAAACCGAAGAAAAATTTTACACCATTTCAATGGTGATTCAGGAGGGAGTAGGGTGGGATGAAGTGAAGATAAACAGTCATGTCATAAATTGAAAAAGGAGGAAAATTACTTACCCCTAAATAAATCCCTGATAAATGTTGTTACAGATTTATCCCATACTTTGCAAGGCCTGGAATTAGAACAATGAAAATGGTAAACAAAGAAGATTAAATAAgcattgttttgtttcatttgtgtatgactagatatacataaacacacacacacacacacacctgagtacatgtgtgtgtgtgatggtatataacacctttttgtttttatgaaaaatgtttttaaaaaaataatcacacCAGGTGCAAAGTTGAACCTCTATAACAGTGATCCTCAACTGGCGTCCAGATAAGAGTCTTAGGAGTCcacaaaaacaaaattggaaaTCCACAACAGAATTTTAACACTTTAACCACATTGTACGCCATATACGGTACATGGGTAACTGTCCCAACCTGCATCACGTACCACTATTGGTACAcagtgtaaattttaaaaaaatttttaaactgatattttaatgaactcaatcattattatatacaattatgttttagaaatgaaagataataagtaaattttgcaaatttataacatatattcctgtttcattatcaaaacttatcaataataataaagtacaatAAGTAATAtgaggttgtcaagaaagttcttgcggtttttcaCCTNNNNNNNNNNaaacttatcaataataataaagtacaatAAGTAATAtgaggttgtcaagaaagttcttgcagtttttcacctttaaattcagatgcacagaTCTCAGCTCAAACAAAACTTCAGTAATCGAAATGAACACCATCAGAATCAGCACACTTTTGCCaatgcgaaacaagtttatttatgccagtagcgtaaaaatcctgtgTTCTGGCGGTGATGAAGTttttgaaggcgtgtttggcatcgtcctggtctttgaagcatttctcactaAGGAAGTTGTCgggatgcttgaaaaagtggtagtcggtaagcgagaggtctggtgagtatggcaaatgaggcagagtttcgtagtccaattcattcaacttctgcagggtcagttgcaCGACGTGCGGCCGAGCATTGTCATGGAGAAGAACTGGTCCTTTTCcgttgaccaatgctggctgttgtcaGACTTTCTTATGCAGGAGGTCTTCTGGGATCCTCCTGTCCAGCATGAAATGTACATGACAGAGCCAGCGTAGACAACACTGCTGGatgatatacacagacataaacattcaCACGCATATCTGCATTCATACGCACAAGAGACAAATACTAAGACAATGTATAGAAAAAACTCAATGAAGAACACAATACCTTTGCACAGCCTGTATATCAGAATTGATACTGAGAGTCAGAGGCTGTACACCCAGTAAGACAAAAGTCTTCGCTTGGAATGGCACTTCAAGAAATTTGAGTGGAATTTGCCGGATGCTGTAAACACAGAGGAAAGTAATAAAACAGCtataataatcaataatcaataataatcaatcaataatgaacaggaataaataaataattaaatcttGAATGGAATGTCATCTCCTTTTATTTTCTATCGTCTTTtggttttatgtctgtgtttccatgctggcatgagttagacaaaacttattgaagtagattttttttttttttaatctttaagtccagtggaggcacaatggcccagtggttagggcagcgaactcactgtcataggatcgcggtttcgattcccagaccgggcattgtgagtgtttattgtcacatatatatatatatgtgacaggcaactttctgtttctgtcaaacagatccactcacaaggtttggttgCCCTGGGGATATAGTGGAAAAGATTTGCTTAAAGTgtcacataatgggactgaaccctaaaccacgtggttgagaagcatacttcttaccacGCACCCAGGGTGTGTTAGGTGGTTAGCTACCCACATAACAGGTGTAGCTGGATAAGGTTTAAACCTTTGACCCCTGATCTCCTGAACCTTATTTGACCATATATCTGGCACTTCACTGGTGCTAtggtatagagaaaaataagccatcCACCAGTAAACCGGTGTTACGGGCTCAAAGGTTTATGACTACTAGGGTTAGGAGTGAAAAACATAAAAGCAAGACTTACTTTTGGACCTGTATTGTCTCCACTTTGCCAGTGTCCAGCAAGAAGCAGCTGAAAATAGAACAAGGCATTAATTAGGTGAGTATCTCATATTGGTGTGGTGTTTGTACTAGTTTTTGTCattggacttcagccatgctgggaaGTGCCTTCTAGAGCAGGGGGTCCCAACCTTATATTGATCTGTAAGTTAAGACAATGTgtattccagttgattcaatcaaccaaacagcctgcaagtggctgagcactccacaaacatgtgtaatTCTCAAGGTGATTCATTCAGCATGATGcagagtttgacaaggctggccctttgaa encodes:
- the LOC106875572 gene encoding uncharacterized protein LOC106875572, whose translation is MQKFMDLTVIDVKSPDCILVREAPSASPSQNVETFKEMSREMNDYFNDQYLVFDVHFPKNNEICAALINKHGRWHRVRIKQILSSLRGPKVSCFLLDTGKVETIQVQNIRQIPLKFLEVPFQAKTFVLLGVQPLTLSINSDIQAVQRPCKVWDKSVTTFIRDLFREASMIQAIVKTEKASRLFGHMYLKIPGKEFLVSLNDRLVQEKYAIFGSGHISNLSEEEPEQNCVSSSEDMNSSKVRDSLSPIPLKNCRSKESTKYYGSFLPDSLSPEEVIERKKPERLPKGVCNSHRSSSRMRRVSTCSDSDSSPSICTRRGYMQYLEKVKSQRQKHKSLESILQRGDGEGDKENTDGSSSPPLAESAPQLPQLEDIPKESPGILRSTKKPHRKSHLGSRENIDMATPVTLAGRGRGQGKGRGKLLNWGLTACNNNKDSHSEVSCLRKSKMVTPVTHQDVSNQKVNQQLHNTSGQSSSDRSRIGKANKSLSSKKWNSSARNSQRSCSSDYNNGDSLDDEEIIRGQSVIGDVLPSGSRIQRINKILGNHNKISSNDHQLRSIPTLEEISSEGSLSTEEIYQPPLNDSGKHAPKNSSNFSLYRSSEVFSSSESYPASRNKNSDNESNNDSRNNNRHGLFYRHCDQEDDNNELDLILSHLRSVRKTSNASSWHSPAETETTGCSAKTTIENTSPQSLASSSSSASSLLSSNCKIQFNHSTSSPQSKWILPVRSSDSKCSESELDKHQRNSEVPEEISKLSIGKRLHSRSSNQSDVFLKK